Genomic DNA from Triticum dicoccoides isolate Atlit2015 ecotype Zavitan chromosome 4B, WEW_v2.0, whole genome shotgun sequence:
GGAGCACCCAGAGAAAAAGCGGGCAGCGAGAGAAGAAAGACCTAGCCCGCGTCTCCTCGTCCCCTCTTGCCGCCTCCGGCTCCTCTCCTCTCCCCCGGTTCACCTTGATGCGCCTGGCCGCGGTGATGGTGGCGTGACGGAGCTCGCGCGAGGGCTTCGAATTTGAGGTGCCAGCCATCTCCTGTAACGTACGCCGCTCGTGCTCGCGTGAACTGAGGGGTCCTCTTCTGCTGCTGCTCCGTCTGcatcctcctctgcctcttcttctCGTCAGTTGACGGCCACGACTTTGGCCATGGATCCCAGCAGCTTCAAAAACGGAGGTACGGCGATTCCTGTCTCACTTCCTTCCGTGCAAGCAAATGCTTGTGTGTACCATAGTGGTATCAGCTGTTATAATTACCTAACGTTTTGACCTTATTGTTGATTGGTGGTAGCAGCAAATGATGTTTGCGTTGCTTGAGCTTGAGTTGCCACAGTTCATGTGATTATCGTCATGTCCGGGACAGAACATAAATTCAGTTTTCATTTTAATTGAGTTCTCATGTGTCAGCTTGGATGTAGTTACTGTCTGGCCTCCAAATTAGTTCCGTGCAAGCAAATGCTTGCGTGTACCATAGTAACGTTCTGACCTTATTGTTGATTGGTGGTAGCAGTAAATGACATTTGCGTTACTTGAGCTTGAGCTACCACAGTTCATGTGCTTATCGTCATGTCCAGGACAGAACATAAATTCAGTTTTCATTTTAATTGAGTTCTCATGTGTCAGCTTGGATCTTGGTACTGTCTTGCCTCCAAATTAGTGTTGTACTTGTGTTAGCTAATTTAAGTACCAAAATCTTCACGCTGTGTATTGCAGGGCATTTTCTATATTGTTCAGCTGCAGCTTAGGATGCCATGAGTTGATAGCTAAGTATGTACATCTTTTCTATAAAAAACTGCTTTCTCTTACTACACATATTTGTCTCTTGGTTCATACCTAGCTAAATTTGAAGGGGCCATTTTGGGCGATGGGAAGGGGGCCGAAACAGGATTTTTTGGATCTAATCACTCAATTCGATCATAATTGAGTACAAATTTGCAATCTCGTTGCCAAGCTCATAATAGATTTTATCCCTGTTTGATTTGGGTGCTCATTACGAACAATCGATGTGCATTGATGTGTTGCAGGCCTTCTGCTTCCAACCATTGAGAGGCGTTGCACTTCGCCTCCATCTGTCATTGTGATCGGTGGCGGAATCTCAGGGATTGCTGCGGCTCATGTCCTCTCCAATTCCTCTTTTCAGGTACTGACAAAATCCTGATCTGTCTGCTGTTCCTCTAATTAGATGATGCCCATGCTGCCTGAGCAGGTGACTGTCCTTGAGTCGAGAGATCGAATTGGTGACCATGTTCATACGGATTACTACTTTGGATGCCCCATCTACATGGGAGCCTCATGGTTAGTTTCACCCAAATCGATTAATTGGAACAATTCTTGGTAGATTTTATCTGTATAATCTGTCTAACTTCGTGCTGGTGTTGCTGAATTTTTTTTTTCAGGTTGCACGGTGTCAGTAATGAGATTTCTTTAGCACCATTGATTGGCCAGCTAAAAAAGTACTACTGGCTAAGGAGAGCAGCTTGTCTGAATTTCGAGCAGTTGGTGGTCAGGTATACCTGTCTCTTATGTACATGCAGTCCTTGATACGTGGTTCATTTTACTTacccaattttttttgtgcaaACAAATAGGTTGAACTCTGAATGAAGGGTGGCAACCTACTGATTGGAACTATTTTGCGGTCACTGGAAATTGAAGATTAGTATTTTTACCCAGGGAGTCGTGTACCAAGGTACTTGGCAAGGTCCTTCATCAACAGTATGCAAACCAAAGAAATCCCCGCTCCTGCTCGAAAGAATAGTTCACAAACTAAAGGCGCCCCACTAAAGAAAAGTTACAGCGAGGAAAGGTTTTTGAAGCATCAGATGATTTTGACGAATTTGGAACACCTATGCTAAAAGAGAGGAGTATATCAGATTATTTTAGTTCCCAAGATGTTTTACCTATTGGCCTCCCTTCCTTGCAAACCCTGCATTTAGTCGAATTCCTGGTTTGCTACCAGACAGTGAAATTAAAATGATTGGATTCACTTCCGAAGGAAGTGGTACTTCCGATAGTTTTGTGAAAGCTCGGATTGTTATATATGATCAGCAGTCTCTCCAGTACAACAACTTGGACACCGGGGTAAATATCTCAATATCTAAAAATTATTCAGTACTTAAGGCTTCAAGTGTGTATATAAACTGAGCGGGTTCCCAACGGCAGTTGTGATATCTGACTTTCCTTCTTGTTACAAGGTGGTTGtaagttgtaacgccccggtttcgttgcgccaggtgaccgctagttattcgccgtcattgccatgtcatttgcttgcgtgttgcactttgtcatGTCATTATCTGCATTTCGTTTGCATATTTTTCAGaatttgcatccgttcgggttgccccggttctttccgttgtccgttctgagcccaactacGCTCGTACGCGCTCgcagcacctccgaaatattattttataagtggcatgaaAATGttcgggatgaaagttggcgtgcggtcttattatagtgtaaacaggccgcctgtcaaatttcgttgcatttggagttcgtttgactgcccaaccgttaaactaatagcggtaccgttgccggtaccttcgtcggactttttcggtatccggaaacagttgccgggttgcatttctcccctctcctctcatcccaagcctctcttcacagcccacctaggcctgcctaaCACCCCTCTCGATCGGGtccgtcggatcgcgatcggacGCTCCAGAACCCCCAACCCTAACCCCTTTTTGCTATATATAGACTCCCTCCTTTCCATTTCACGCTAAAACCTACCCCCTAATCTCTTCCCTCCTCAATTTCAGCGCCTCctcccacctcgggggctgcgccgccgcctcccccctccagatccgccgccggccacctcacaGGCGCCACTGGGCGCTCAGCCATTTGCctccagccgccgcgccgccgttttTCTCCACTCAGCAGGCGCCACGCGTCCCTGCATCCTCTCTCCAACCGCGCGGCCCTCCcaggcccatccggggcccgcccaGGCCCGGACCGCCCTGCTGCCTCGCGCTCAAGGGCGTGCTCGCCCCGGAGCCCTCGCTCGATCTGGAGCTCCTCGCCCCGTCCAACCCCGTGTCGGCCGGCGCGTCGCCGGAGCCGACCCCCACCNNNNNNNNNNNNNNNNNNNNNNNNNNNNNNNNNNNNNNNNNNNNNNNNNNNNNNNNNNNNNNNNNNNNNNNNNNNNNNNNNNNNNNNNNNNNNNNNNNNNNNNNNNNNNNNNNNNNNNNNNNNNNNNNNNNNNNNNNNNNNNNNNNNNNNNNNNNNNNNNNNNNNNNNNNNNNNNNNNNNNNNNNNNNNNNNNNNNNNNNNNNNNNNNNNNNNNNNNNNNNNNNNNNNNNNNNNNNNNNNNNNNNNNNNNNNNNNNNNNNNNNNNNNNNNNNNNNNNNNNNNNNNNNNNNNNNNNNNNNNNNNNNNNNNNNNNNNNNNNNNNNNNNNNNNNNNNNNNNNNNNNNNNNNNNNNNNNNNNNNNNNNNNNNNNNNNNNNNNNNNNNNNNNNNNNNNNNNNNNNNNNNNNNNNNNNNNNNNNNNNNNNNNNNNNNNNNNNNNNNNNNNNNNNNNNNNNNNNNNNNNNNNNNNNNNNNNNNNNNNNNNNNNNNNNNNNNNNNNNNNNNNNNNNNNNNNNNNNNNNNNNNNNNNNNNNNNNNNNNNNNNNNNNNNNNNNNNNAGCCCCCGCCAGGACCCGAACCCACTCGCGTGCTCCGCGCCGCCGGAACACCCAGCCCAGATCCGCCGTCGTCCGTCCCGCTGCCGCCGTGCCATGTGTCCTCGCCGCCTGGAGTCTAGCGCCGCCCagtcccggccggatccggcgaccccgccCCGGATCCGCCCGTCTCCGACCGATTCCCGACGTTGCCCGCGCCCTCCGTCGCCGTTCCCGTGCTCAGCCGGCGAGCATGCCGCCATGGAGTCAGGCGCACGAGCTTCAGGCTCGCGCTGATGCCGCTCCCCGCCCGTTCCGTGTGTGGGCCACGCCCCGCCCGGCCCAGCTCCTGCGTGCCCCTATTGGCCCATCTCCCCAccaatttttgggccaggcccactaGGTGAGCTTCAGCCCAGCACCTATTCCTCGCCCGTGCGTGTTATAGATATCCCACGCTCGCAATAGAATATTTTACTGTCCCTGATTTCATCACATTATGTTagcatgttcatcatgtcataactctgtgCTTGTGGCCCCGTTTTTCATGCATAATCTATATCAGAAAGTTCCCTGTGAGATGtttttcatttcattccattgtgccatgcttgtttgagtccatcttgatgccctaatcatcgttgcaagagtgatatatgatgttaacctgttgaaactgttataacttgctgttttgtctttttcgttgcattttgtgtgtggatCCTATGAgcctgatgtctacatgagttttgagatacatcatgccatatttacagcggtgcaattcatgtatttttgtgagtcttgtagtgagtgcatcgagctcgtgaagtggggtacttgctgttgctgttttgctaggctgaatctgctatatcatgatgctatgtaaacctgctgctacaagtcattctatacacaatctggagatgttcactaaggatgttttgttatacatgtcatgttctatccattcatgcccttggtggcatttatagcctgttgtaacttgttgtaatcttgctctcaaagtgCTAAGTAATGTTGTTGTTAGCCTGttgacattaagttca
This window encodes:
- the LOC119296063 gene encoding polyamine oxidase 4-like isoform X2 gives rise to the protein MDPSSFKNGGLLLPTIERRCTSPPSVIVIGGGISGIAAAHVTVLESRDRIGDHVHTDYYFGCPIYMGASWLHGVSNEISLAPLIGQLKKYYWLRRAACLNFEQLVVRLNSE
- the LOC119296063 gene encoding polyamine oxidase 4-like isoform X1, with amino-acid sequence MDPSSFKNGGLLLPTIERRCTSPPSVIVIGGGISGIAAAHVLSNSSFQVTVLESRDRIGDHVHTDYYFGCPIYMGASWLHGVSNEISLAPLIGQLKKYYWLRRAACLNFEQLVVRLNSE